In one Parabacteroides sp. FAFU027 genomic region, the following are encoded:
- the pflA gene encoding pyruvate formate-lyase-activating protein: MIKLHSIESLGTFDGPGVRLVFFLQGCNFKCLYCANPDTIDCTSEGKLYDVESLMSMARNERPFFGKKGGVTVSGGEPLIQAKELIALFKALKAEGFNTCIDTNGSVLNDFVKELLKYTDLVLLDIKEIDDDTHRRITGRSNQRTLEFARYLNEQNIPVWARYVLVPGFTDNPEHLHRLGKFLNDMDNVQKIEIQPYHKLGMHKYEALGWKYQLPEVEMNSQEQLKAAKEIFEQYVKEVIVN, translated from the coding sequence ATGATCAAACTCCACTCTATCGAATCATTGGGAACCTTTGACGGTCCGGGCGTCAGACTGGTATTTTTCCTGCAAGGTTGTAACTTCAAATGCCTTTATTGTGCCAACCCTGATACAATCGACTGCACCAGTGAAGGTAAACTGTACGACGTAGAAAGTCTAATGTCAATGGCTCGCAATGAACGTCCTTTCTTTGGCAAAAAGGGAGGCGTGACCGTATCGGGAGGAGAACCGTTAATTCAGGCAAAAGAGCTCATTGCTTTGTTCAAAGCACTCAAGGCGGAAGGGTTTAATACCTGCATTGATACAAATGGCAGCGTATTAAATGATTTCGTAAAGGAGTTGCTGAAATATACTGACCTTGTATTGCTCGACATCAAGGAAATAGATGATGATACGCATCGCAGGATCACCGGTCGCAGCAACCAACGCACGTTGGAATTTGCTCGCTACCTAAACGAACAGAATATCCCGGTTTGGGCGCGTTATGTGCTTGTTCCAGGATTTACGGATAACCCAGAACACCTGCATCGTCTGGGCAAGTTCTTAAACGACATGGACAATGTTCAGAAAATTGAGATACAACCCTATCACAAGCTGGGAATGCACAAATACGAAGCACTGGGATGGAAGTATCAGCTTCCGGAGGTCGAAATGAATTCACAGGAACAACTGAAAGCGGCCAAAGAGATTTTTGAGCAATATGTAAAAGAGGTAATTGTAAATTAG
- a CDS encoding formate/nitrite transporter family protein: MGYYTSKEIIHRVYDAAVMRANTPVNKTLALAFLAGAYISLGGLLAVIISGGSPGLEASNPGLQKFLMGAAFPIGLMLCAIAGADLFTGNTAYFIPPVLSNKLKIQDMLKNWTLVYVGNFVGAIFVAYFLTYQTDLFAKGPWLDAIYHIAEKKTSAPFYKVFLKGIGANWFVALAMWMAYAGKDVFSKMIGIWFPVMAFVTIGYEHSIANMFFIPTAIFYGSPVTWYQFIVNNLIPSTLGNIVGGAVMVGFFYWYIYDRD, translated from the coding sequence ATGGGTTACTATACATCTAAAGAGATTATACACCGCGTGTATGATGCTGCGGTTATGCGGGCTAATACACCCGTAAACAAGACACTGGCACTGGCTTTTCTGGCAGGTGCATATATTTCATTAGGCGGACTTTTAGCCGTTATTATCAGTGGTGGCTCACCCGGGCTTGAAGCCAGTAATCCGGGACTACAAAAGTTCCTTATGGGTGCTGCCTTTCCTATCGGACTTATGCTTTGTGCAATTGCAGGAGCTGACCTATTTACAGGAAATACTGCATATTTCATACCTCCTGTCCTATCTAATAAATTGAAAATTCAGGATATGCTGAAAAACTGGACTCTGGTATATGTTGGAAACTTTGTCGGAGCAATCTTTGTGGCTTACTTCCTGACTTATCAAACCGATTTGTTTGCTAAAGGCCCCTGGCTCGATGCGATTTACCACATCGCTGAAAAAAAGACATCAGCACCATTCTATAAAGTTTTCTTGAAAGGGATTGGAGCCAACTGGTTTGTGGCACTTGCCATGTGGATGGCTTATGCGGGTAAAGATGTTTTCAGCAAAATGATTGGCATCTGGTTTCCAGTAATGGCATTCGTAACTATCGGATACGAGCACAGCATTGCAAATATGTTCTTTATCCCGACTGCTATCTTTTATGGTTCTCCTGTGACCTGGTATCAGTTTATCGTTAACAACCTGATACCTTCAACGTTAGGCAATATTGTAGGAGGAGCTGTGATGGTTGGATTCTTTTATTGGTATATTTACGACAGAGATTGA
- a CDS encoding polysaccharide biosynthesis protein has protein sequence MNYIIMLKLFRNFWENILERMINARYTSRWIIFSLDLLLSTASIVLSFILTINLSPLLVTLLPPFKILLFVNTILYAVFYLTFKTHSGIVRYSSNQDVWRLLASSFTANFILLVLGLVFRYGFIPELSLLIWNFTFSFVGLITFRLIIVRIFVSITSKNEKVLHKAVVYGTSVVSVAMAKEIQAHRKRDYKLIGFLTSDFNMNKKRILDLPVYHLNHNLNFLKALYEIDTVIFTNKENLYNSRENLLDECMKLNLKMMLAKSPMDLIQHEGSNNVKALREIQIEDLLGREEIEISTDKIRHQLEGKVVLVTGAAGSIGGEIVRQIAKFAPSLLLLVDTAETPLHNMQLELEDNNKGLNFKTIIADIRNVERLKWIFSTFKPQIVYHAAAYKHVPLMEKSPCEAILTNVDGTRNVVDLAIRFSSERFVFVSTDKAVNPSNIMGASKRIAEIYVQSLAKYISRRNMPIKFITTRFGNVLGSNGSVIPRFRKQIEEGGPITVTHPEITRYFMTIPEACRLVLEAGNMGENGEIYVFDMGKSIKIKDLAVRMIELAGLIPDQDIKIKYTGLRPGEKLYEELLNDHEITKPTSHKKIMVADVREYNFREVLKSINSLIEMSRRMDVNETVYKMKLLVPEFISENSIYETLDTHLGIHEVHKIGADN, from the coding sequence TTGAATTACATTATTATGTTGAAATTGTTTCGTAACTTTTGGGAGAATATTTTGGAAAGAATGATCAATGCGAGGTATACAAGTCGTTGGATCATCTTTAGTCTGGATTTATTGTTGTCCACTGCTTCGATTGTATTGTCTTTTATTTTGACGATTAATCTGTCTCCTTTATTAGTAACGTTATTGCCGCCCTTTAAAATATTGTTGTTTGTAAATACAATATTGTACGCTGTATTTTATTTGACTTTTAAGACTCATTCGGGGATTGTCAGATACTCTAGCAATCAGGATGTTTGGCGTTTACTTGCATCGTCGTTTACGGCAAATTTTATTTTGCTTGTTTTGGGGCTTGTTTTTAGATATGGTTTTATCCCTGAACTATCGCTTTTAATTTGGAATTTTACCTTTTCTTTTGTTGGCCTGATTACCTTCCGTTTGATTATCGTGAGAATTTTTGTTTCTATCACCAGTAAAAACGAAAAGGTATTACACAAGGCTGTAGTGTATGGTACCAGTGTTGTAAGCGTTGCTATGGCAAAAGAAATTCAGGCTCATCGAAAAAGAGATTATAAATTAATTGGATTTCTGACTTCAGACTTTAATATGAATAAGAAGCGGATTCTAGACTTACCCGTATATCATTTGAATCATAATCTGAACTTTTTGAAAGCCTTATATGAAATTGATACGGTGATTTTTACCAATAAAGAGAACTTGTATAATAGTCGGGAGAATTTGTTGGATGAGTGTATGAAACTGAATCTTAAGATGATGCTGGCTAAAAGCCCTATGGATTTAATACAACACGAGGGTAGTAATAACGTAAAAGCCTTGAGAGAGATTCAGATTGAAGATTTACTAGGACGTGAGGAAATAGAAATAAGTACAGATAAAATTCGCCACCAGTTAGAAGGAAAAGTTGTTTTGGTGACTGGTGCTGCAGGTTCTATAGGGGGAGAAATAGTTCGTCAGATTGCAAAGTTTGCTCCATCGCTGCTGCTTTTGGTAGATACAGCAGAAACTCCTCTACATAATATGCAACTTGAACTAGAGGATAATAATAAAGGGTTGAATTTTAAGACAATTATCGCAGATATCCGGAATGTAGAACGCCTGAAATGGATATTTAGTACTTTTAAACCGCAGATTGTATATCATGCAGCTGCATATAAGCATGTTCCACTGATGGAAAAGAGTCCCTGTGAGGCTATTTTGACTAATGTCGATGGAACAAGAAATGTCGTAGATCTTGCCATTCGTTTCAGCTCTGAACGTTTTGTATTTGTATCGACAGACAAGGCCGTTAATCCTTCAAACATAATGGGGGCATCAAAGCGTATTGCAGAGATTTATGTTCAATCATTAGCCAAATACATAAGTCGAAGAAATATGCCGATCAAATTTATCACCACTCGTTTTGGAAATGTGTTAGGTTCTAATGGTTCGGTGATTCCCCGGTTTAGAAAACAGATCGAAGAAGGAGGGCCAATAACAGTTACCCACCCTGAAATCACCCGTTATTTTATGACCATACCAGAGGCCTGTCGTCTTGTGTTAGAGGCCGGTAATATGGGAGAGAATGGAGAGATATATGTTTTTGATATGGGTAAATCAATCAAAATAAAAGATCTTGCTGTGAGAATGATCGAGCTTGCTGGATTGATTCCGGATCAGGATATAAAAATTAAATATACAGGATTGCGTCCGGGGGAAAAGTTATATGAAGAATTGCTAAATGACCATGAGATTACCAAGCCCACGTCACACAAAAAAATTATGGTTGCGGATGTGCGGGAATATAACTTCCGTGAAGTTTTAAAATCGATAAATAGTTTAATTGAAATGTCTCGTAGAATGGATGTAAATGAAACTGTTTATAAAATGAAATTATTGGTGCCGGAGTTTATTAGTGAAAACTCAATATATGAGACATTGGATACTCATCTTGGAATCCATGAGGTTCATAAAATTGGAGCTGATAATTGA
- a CDS encoding hemolysin family protein: MELLIICFLILLNGVFAMYEMALVSCSRARLETLSQKGNKTAKKVISLLAEPEKILSTIQVGITLIGIISGAYGGIALSGDLANFLKTFDSIHEIANDLAVVIVVSLITYFSLVIGELVPKSLALNNPEKITISLTPLMVFLTKLVYPFVLLLSFSTKLFNKLFGIKENEEKSMTEEELKFILNQSSEQGVIDKEETQMIKDVFRFGDRRANEIMTHRSEVIIMEPTMTQNEVITLIQEEKYSKYLLCDDNIDNIIGVIAVKGIISLLNEEAIFDLKSIAQEPLYIPENLKAAKVLELFKQKATNFGVVINEYGTVEGIITLHDITEAVLGEIPEENEMDEVDIVYREDGSMLVDGSMNIDDFMDKMEILIHEDIDNLGFTTLGGLAMHFLHRIPEEGDIFYYKELKFEVVDMDKSRVDKLLIIKTEKVE; the protein is encoded by the coding sequence ATGGAACTACTTATTATATGTTTCTTGATTTTATTGAATGGTGTTTTTGCCATGTATGAAATGGCATTAGTATCATGCAGCAGGGCCCGATTAGAGACTCTTTCTCAAAAAGGGAACAAAACCGCAAAGAAAGTTATTTCTTTATTAGCCGAGCCTGAAAAAATTCTATCAACAATCCAGGTCGGAATTACCCTGATTGGTATTATTTCCGGTGCATACGGAGGAATTGCATTATCTGGAGACTTAGCCAATTTCCTCAAAACCTTCGACTCCATCCATGAGATTGCAAATGACCTTGCCGTGGTCATTGTCGTATCCCTGATTACCTATTTTTCATTGGTTATTGGTGAGTTGGTTCCCAAATCATTAGCGCTTAATAACCCTGAAAAAATAACAATCAGTCTCACTCCGTTGATGGTTTTTCTTACCAAATTAGTTTACCCTTTTGTTCTTTTGCTCAGTTTTTCGACCAAACTTTTCAACAAACTCTTTGGTATTAAGGAAAATGAAGAAAAGTCAATGACTGAGGAAGAGCTGAAATTCATTCTGAATCAAAGCTCTGAACAAGGGGTAATCGATAAGGAAGAGACGCAAATGATTAAGGATGTTTTCCGTTTTGGAGACCGCCGGGCCAACGAGATCATGACTCACCGTTCGGAAGTTATTATCATGGAGCCGACTATGACACAAAACGAAGTAATCACCCTTATACAAGAGGAGAAATACAGTAAATACCTCCTGTGTGACGACAATATCGATAATATTATTGGCGTAATAGCAGTGAAAGGTATTATCTCCCTATTGAATGAAGAAGCAATTTTTGACCTCAAATCCATCGCTCAGGAACCTCTCTACATTCCTGAAAATCTGAAAGCAGCAAAAGTTTTGGAACTTTTCAAGCAAAAGGCAACCAACTTTGGGGTCGTTATTAATGAATACGGAACTGTTGAAGGTATCATCACACTCCACGACATTACGGAAGCGGTATTGGGCGAAATACCCGAAGAAAATGAAATGGATGAAGTGGATATTGTTTATCGTGAAGACGGCTCGATGCTTGTGGATGGTTCGATGAATATCGATGACTTTATGGATAAGATGGAAATCCTGATTCATGAAGACATTGACAACCTAGGATTTACAACACTCGGTGGTCTGGCCATGCACTTCCTTCACCGTATCCCGGAAGAGGGAGACATTTTCTACTATAAAGAACTGAAATTCGAAGTCGTTGATATGGACAAAAGCCGTGTTGATAAGCTTCTGATTATTAAGACAGAGAAAGTGGAATAA
- the hemG gene encoding protoporphyrinogen oxidase — translation MKQTIDIAVIGAGLTGLTTAHYLKKAGKNFRVIERKKVVGGDIQTGHENGFAFEQGPSTGVMSNEFVAELFEDLQGLCELERPTDAVNKRYVLYKGKWEALPSGLMGGVKTPLFTWKDKLSLLGEPFRKPGTNPNETLSELVLRRMGKSFLDYAIDPFIIGVYAGDPGYLVPRFALPKLYNLEQNYGSFIGGSVKMMREKARIEPKTDKKKKEKNRIFSVKGGLSNFMQALYQSAGTENFLLGVAGLTIVPENGIYHITGKNADGSIFELTANKVITTTGAYELDKLLPFVDETKMQNITNLRYARVLQIALGFNQWMGWQPDAFGGLISHKENRQILGVLFPSVFLQGRAPEKGALFSVFMGGVRNNNLVEKSDDEIRSLLEKEICDLMKLQEFKPDLIRIFRYNHAIPQYGADCEARFAALDQIQSEYSGLYIGGNLRNGIGMADRIKQGKELAGMV, via the coding sequence ATGAAACAAACGATAGATATCGCAGTGATTGGAGCCGGCTTGACCGGACTGACCACTGCCCATTATTTGAAGAAAGCCGGGAAGAATTTCCGGGTGATTGAACGAAAAAAGGTCGTAGGTGGAGATATTCAGACCGGACATGAGAATGGATTCGCTTTCGAACAAGGTCCCAGTACCGGAGTGATGAGCAACGAGTTTGTAGCAGAACTCTTTGAAGACTTGCAGGGCCTTTGCGAACTAGAGCGCCCGACTGATGCGGTGAATAAACGCTATGTGTTATATAAAGGCAAATGGGAAGCCCTCCCTTCCGGTCTGATGGGTGGTGTCAAAACCCCCCTATTTACCTGGAAAGATAAGTTAAGTCTGTTGGGAGAACCTTTTCGTAAACCCGGAACCAATCCGAATGAAACCCTGTCCGAATTGGTGCTGCGTCGTATGGGAAAAAGTTTTCTTGATTATGCCATTGACCCGTTTATCATTGGAGTTTATGCCGGAGACCCTGGCTATCTGGTTCCACGTTTTGCTTTGCCCAAACTCTATAATCTGGAGCAAAACTATGGTAGTTTCATTGGCGGTTCAGTCAAAATGATGCGCGAGAAAGCAAGAATCGAACCCAAAACTGATAAAAAGAAGAAAGAGAAAAACCGTATATTTTCGGTAAAAGGAGGCCTTTCAAATTTTATGCAGGCTCTTTACCAATCGGCTGGAACTGAAAACTTCTTGTTGGGTGTAGCCGGATTGACCATCGTTCCTGAAAATGGGATATATCATATCACAGGTAAAAACGCTGATGGCTCAATATTTGAATTAACAGCAAATAAGGTGATTACAACCACCGGCGCTTACGAGCTGGACAAGCTTCTGCCTTTTGTGGATGAGACAAAAATGCAGAATATTACCAATCTTCGCTATGCACGAGTTCTACAGATTGCTTTAGGCTTTAATCAATGGATGGGTTGGCAACCGGATGCTTTTGGCGGGTTGATATCTCATAAAGAGAATCGTCAGATATTGGGTGTTCTCTTCCCTTCTGTTTTTCTACAGGGACGTGCACCGGAAAAGGGAGCTCTCTTTTCAGTATTTATGGGTGGCGTTCGTAATAATAATCTGGTGGAGAAATCCGATGATGAGATACGTTCCCTGCTTGAAAAAGAGATTTGTGATTTGATGAAGCTGCAAGAATTTAAACCTGATTTAATCCGTATTTTTCGCTATAATCATGCCATTCCGCAATACGGGGCTGATTGTGAGGCTCGTTTTGCCGCTCTAGACCAAATACAATCCGAATATTCTGGCTTATATATTGGAGGTAACCTGCGAAATGGAATTGGAATGGCTGACCGGATAAAGCAGGGTAAAGAACTGGCTGGGATGGTGTAA
- the hemN gene encoding oxygen-independent coproporphyrinogen III oxidase, producing MLFNPQLIQKYDKPGPRYTSYPPATFFKSGIGQELFREHIIASNQSHPRNLSFYFHVPFCPQLCNFCGCNTGAMPRRDYVELYMKTMMREFETVAQWLDASRPVTQIHWGGGTPNAISMKLVGDVMSLVRKYFTLAEDAEVAMECNPAYVSYKQVDELVDMGFNRISLGIQDFETEVLRRIHRKPSTLPVSDLVKYMQDKGIRVNLDFVYGLPGQSPESFENTIRQAYDANPDRIVTFSYAHVPWVKAAQKELEQYAIPQGTEKLEMFRRTYEKLTRDGYVAIGLDHFAKPDDEMAQALTAHSLHRNFMGYCTISHTGQVYAFGASSITQLDNAYFQNYKDTQAYIDAVTAQETAVDKGYIMTDTDKLCRAVIQEIMCNHFVDLETMAARFQLTYGELQEKLCFNPDALQSFIEDDLVKWENHKLTVFPEGRMFLRNVAMLFDPLYSVGTGQYSRTV from the coding sequence ATGTTATTTAACCCTCAACTTATACAGAAATACGATAAACCTGGCCCCCGCTATACCAGCTATCCGCCTGCAACTTTCTTCAAATCGGGCATCGGCCAGGAACTTTTCCGCGAACACATCATCGCATCCAATCAAAGTCACCCCCGCAATTTGTCGTTCTATTTCCATGTGCCCTTTTGCCCGCAGCTTTGCAATTTTTGCGGATGCAATACCGGCGCTATGCCTCGCCGCGACTACGTGGAACTTTACATGAAGACGATGATGCGGGAGTTTGAAACCGTGGCTCAGTGGCTCGATGCTTCACGTCCCGTCACGCAGATTCACTGGGGCGGAGGTACGCCCAATGCGATCTCGATGAAGCTCGTAGGCGATGTGATGTCGCTGGTCCGCAAATATTTCACCCTGGCCGAAGATGCTGAGGTGGCTATGGAATGTAATCCGGCCTACGTGTCCTATAAACAAGTGGATGAACTGGTAGACATGGGATTCAACCGCATTAGCCTGGGGATTCAGGATTTTGAAACAGAGGTATTGCGTCGTATTCACCGAAAGCCGTCAACTCTTCCTGTTTCCGATTTGGTGAAATATATGCAGGATAAAGGCATTCGGGTAAATCTGGATTTCGTTTACGGCTTGCCAGGTCAATCCCCGGAAAGTTTTGAAAATACTATACGTCAGGCTTACGATGCAAATCCCGACCGCATTGTCACTTTCTCCTATGCTCACGTGCCTTGGGTGAAAGCGGCTCAGAAAGAGTTGGAGCAATATGCCATTCCGCAAGGAACCGAGAAACTGGAAATGTTTCGCCGGACTTATGAAAAGCTCACTCGCGACGGTTATGTGGCTATCGGTCTTGACCATTTTGCTAAACCTGACGATGAAATGGCGCAGGCGTTAACCGCCCACTCGCTGCACCGTAATTTTATGGGATATTGCACCATTTCGCATACAGGGCAGGTTTATGCGTTCGGAGCTTCTTCCATTACACAGCTTGACAATGCCTATTTCCAGAATTATAAAGATACACAAGCTTATATTGATGCTGTTACTGCACAAGAGACCGCTGTGGATAAAGGTTACATTATGACGGATACTGACAAGCTTTGCCGTGCCGTGATTCAGGAGATTATGTGCAATCACTTTGTCGATTTGGAGACCATGGCAGCCCGTTTCCAGCTGACTTATGGGGAACTGCAGGAGAAACTGTGTTTTAATCCCGATGCCTTGCAATCGTTTATTGAAGATGATTTAGTCAAATGGGAAAATCATAAATTGACAGTATTTCCCGAAGGCCGAATGTTTCTGCGTAATGTGGCCATGCTATTTGACCCGCTATATTCAGTGGGAACCGGACAATATTCACGAACTGTGTAA
- a CDS encoding glycosyl hydrolase 115 family protein — MRKSIFNTFTICFLFFFFTAKLTAADFTIVSGKDRAIICIDQNEASVVRKAAGMFQNDVTEIARVKPLLQTEIPSSGNAIIAGTFGKSKLLQSTIKKYHLSTDSVAGKWEAFSIQIIERKQGKLLVVMGSDRRGTAYGILELSRLIGISPWIWWADVKPNHKSELSISLDKIITDKPAVQYRGIFLNDEDWGLKPWASKTFEPEVGEIGPKTYGKIFELLLRLRANTIWPAMHECTTPFYFVKGNAAMADSFGIIVSTSHCEPLMRSNPLEWDHKTRGDYNFFTNKKGVIDYWSERLTEASKYENVYTVGMRGIHDGAMEGAKTVQQQVEGLTDVFKEQRSLLQKFLKKNPEEIPQIFIPYKEVLDAYNAGLKVPDDVTLVWCDDNYGYLTRLSNAEEQKRKGGAGVYYHISYWGRPHDYLWLATTQPALIWQEMQRARAYNARKMWIFNVGDIKPGEYLTEFCLDLAWNPQSVKRDNISGHLQQWMGKTFGAENAAPLKNIMDEYYRLAFIRRPEFMGWSQTEPNTKVKPSDLNFTEFGDEIATRLKQYDQLEQQVNELESNISPSLKSAFYELVKYPVTGASQMNKKWLNWQYANLFAANNLSATQLVSQRSLNAYEKIQQLTAYYNDSLENGKWNQMMSFQPRKLNVFIQPELPTLSANAATAPLIWPEESEKPISKGDTVRLVLNHDSKGIYCFNAEAFNIEKKPDWLAVESLSAGEILPAKKLALSVIPEKQKNAMTEGLIILNANGSRFPIKIKVQNDVNDSRQNRCITLPASSLVSKKSATAQWQPVQGLGFSGKAMALQPFNASLQDDVTLNPSLEYTFSTTDADSALISLYLLPDQPVDSKNPMRIAISMDNSKPQLFNFKTVGRSTTWKENVLRNQAIVKMPWKFSTAGKHTLHIFAVDADVVLDQVMIDWKINRKFYGVK; from the coding sequence ATGAGAAAATCAATATTCAACACATTCACCATTTGTTTCCTGTTTTTTTTCTTTACTGCAAAACTAACGGCTGCTGATTTCACAATAGTTTCCGGCAAGGACAGAGCGATAATCTGCATAGACCAGAACGAAGCCTCTGTTGTAAGAAAAGCTGCCGGAATGTTTCAAAATGACGTTACTGAAATCGCCAGAGTTAAACCGCTTCTTCAGACAGAAATCCCGTCATCGGGAAATGCCATCATCGCCGGAACTTTTGGCAAAAGTAAATTGCTACAATCCACCATTAAGAAATATCACCTCTCCACTGATTCTGTAGCCGGTAAATGGGAAGCCTTTTCCATCCAAATCATCGAACGAAAACAAGGCAAGCTCCTCGTGGTGATGGGAAGTGACCGCCGCGGTACAGCTTATGGCATTCTTGAATTGTCCCGCCTTATCGGTATCTCGCCCTGGATTTGGTGGGCCGATGTGAAGCCAAATCACAAAAGCGAGCTTTCCATTTCCCTTGATAAAATCATTACCGATAAACCGGCTGTTCAGTACCGGGGTATTTTCCTTAACGATGAAGACTGGGGACTGAAGCCCTGGGCATCTAAAACCTTCGAGCCGGAAGTGGGCGAAATCGGACCAAAGACATACGGAAAAATATTCGAATTACTACTTCGACTTAGGGCCAATACCATCTGGCCTGCAATGCATGAATGTACCACTCCGTTTTATTTCGTAAAGGGAAATGCAGCGATGGCTGATAGTTTCGGTATCATAGTCAGCACTTCGCATTGTGAACCACTGATGCGCAGTAATCCACTCGAATGGGACCACAAGACCCGTGGGGATTACAACTTTTTCACCAATAAAAAAGGGGTTATCGACTACTGGAGCGAACGACTCACAGAGGCATCGAAGTACGAAAACGTCTATACCGTGGGGATGCGCGGCATACATGACGGAGCAATGGAAGGTGCCAAAACCGTTCAGCAACAGGTGGAGGGACTGACCGATGTTTTCAAAGAGCAACGTAGTCTTCTTCAGAAATTCCTGAAGAAAAACCCGGAAGAAATTCCACAAATTTTCATCCCTTACAAAGAGGTGCTTGATGCCTATAATGCCGGGCTGAAAGTACCTGACGATGTGACTCTTGTTTGGTGCGACGATAATTACGGATATCTTACCCGCCTGAGCAACGCGGAAGAACAAAAACGCAAAGGTGGCGCAGGAGTATATTATCACATCTCTTACTGGGGCCGTCCGCACGATTACCTCTGGCTGGCAACCACGCAACCGGCTCTCATCTGGCAGGAAATGCAACGGGCGAGGGCTTACAACGCCCGCAAAATGTGGATTTTCAACGTAGGAGATATTAAGCCAGGAGAATACCTGACGGAGTTTTGTCTCGACCTTGCCTGGAATCCGCAATCTGTAAAACGCGATAATATTTCCGGGCACCTGCAACAATGGATGGGTAAAACATTCGGGGCAGAAAATGCCGCTCCTCTCAAAAATATTATGGATGAATATTATCGCCTTGCTTTCATCCGTCGGCCTGAATTTATGGGTTGGAGCCAAACCGAGCCCAATACTAAAGTAAAACCTTCAGACCTGAATTTTACTGAATTCGGAGACGAAATAGCAACAAGACTGAAACAATACGACCAATTGGAGCAACAAGTTAACGAACTTGAATCCAATATCTCTCCATCTTTGAAAAGTGCCTTTTATGAGCTGGTAAAATATCCGGTGACAGGAGCTTCGCAAATGAATAAAAAGTGGCTCAACTGGCAATACGCCAATCTGTTTGCAGCAAATAACTTATCTGCAACACAACTCGTTTCGCAACGAAGCCTGAATGCCTATGAGAAAATCCAGCAATTGACGGCCTATTATAATGATTCACTTGAAAACGGGAAATGGAATCAAATGATGTCCTTCCAACCCCGCAAACTCAATGTATTCATCCAACCGGAATTACCGACTCTGTCAGCAAATGCAGCGACGGCTCCGCTTATTTGGCCTGAAGAGTCTGAAAAACCAATTTCAAAAGGTGATACCGTAAGATTGGTATTAAATCACGACTCCAAAGGAATTTATTGCTTCAACGCAGAAGCATTTAACATTGAGAAAAAGCCGGATTGGCTGGCTGTGGAATCCCTTTCAGCCGGAGAGATTTTACCTGCGAAAAAATTAGCATTATCAGTTATTCCTGAAAAGCAAAAAAATGCAATGACAGAAGGACTTATTATCCTGAATGCTAATGGAAGCCGATTTCCGATAAAAATCAAAGTGCAAAATGATGTCAACGACAGCCGACAAAATCGTTGCATAACGTTACCTGCCTCATCTCTCGTATCGAAGAAAAGCGCTACAGCCCAATGGCAGCCGGTTCAGGGGCTCGGTTTTAGCGGAAAAGCCATGGCGTTGCAGCCATTCAACGCTTCATTACAAGATGATGTTACGTTAAATCCGTCTCTTGAATACACGTTTTCCACTACTGATGCAGATAGTGCGTTGATTAGCCTCTATCTTCTACCCGACCAACCGGTGGACAGCAAAAATCCAATGCGCATTGCTATTTCCATGGATAATAGTAAACCTCAACTGTTCAACTTTAAGACGGTGGGTAGAAGCACAACCTGGAAGGAAAATGTACTTCGCAATCAGGCGATAGTAAAAATGCCATGGAAATTCAGTACGGCGGGAAAACACACCCTCCACATCTTCGCGGTCGACGCCGATGTGGTACTTGACCAAGTAATGATTGACTGGAAAATAAACCGAAAATTCTACGGTGTAAAATAA